The following proteins come from a genomic window of Ignavibacteria bacterium:
- a CDS encoding DUF169 domain-containing protein encodes MILTSNIGREFREKLALKYSAVGLYHDKNVPQDALGLKKPGQGCIMPFIFQSAKGKTFAFSENTMGFACSAFYFGYKDWIFPGIENFLSSGPFPGRECERFVKTPELTKKYLEDIRMEKKTEGYTILKPLEDFTENETPETVVFFANADQISALVFLAYYDAPEKTDRVITRFASACASAVMMPLQYHLKNEDKAVWGMHDISARAKLPKDLMTFSLPFNFLTKIYKNLNESFITTHQWDNIRQRIIKGDTQED; translated from the coding sequence ATGATTCTAACCAGCAATATCGGCCGGGAATTCAGGGAGAAACTGGCATTGAAATACAGTGCCGTCGGACTATATCACGATAAGAATGTGCCGCAGGATGCACTCGGGCTGAAGAAGCCCGGTCAGGGATGCATCATGCCTTTCATATTCCAGAGTGCAAAGGGAAAAACGTTTGCCTTTAGCGAAAATACGATGGGATTTGCCTGCTCGGCATTTTACTTCGGATACAAGGACTGGATTTTCCCGGGCATTGAGAACTTCCTTTCATCCGGACCGTTTCCAGGAAGGGAATGCGAGAGGTTCGTAAAGACTCCGGAGCTTACAAAAAAGTATCTTGAAGATATCAGGATGGAAAAGAAAACCGAAGGATACACAATACTAAAGCCGCTTGAAGATTTTACTGAAAATGAAACTCCTGAGACTGTCGTCTTCTTTGCAAATGCTGACCAGATCAGTGCACTTGTATTTCTTGCCTATTATGACGCCCCTGAAAAAACGGACCGCGTTATTACAAGATTCGCCTCAGCCTGTGCCTCTGCCGTCATGATGCCGCTTCAGTACCACCTGAAGAACGAGGATAAAGCTGTATGGGGAATGCATGATATCTCGGCGCGTGCTAAACTGCCCAAAGATCTGATGACATTTTCTTTGCCGTTTAACTTTCTCACTAAGATTTATAAAAACCTGAATGAAAGTTTTATCACAACTCACCAGTGGGATAATATCCGTCAGAGAATTATTAAAGGAGACACACAGGAAGATTAA
- a CDS encoding acyltransferase, translated as MNSLTTQDTSFSDSKSHYQILDGLRGVAAVMVVIFHLFEAFSEGNHLKQIINHGYLAVDFFFVLSGFVIGYAYDDRWGKMTLKDFFKRRLIRLHPMIIVGMVIGAIGFYFSASPILFPQISSVPLWKLLLVMLVGFTLLPLPASMDIRGWAEMHPLNGPAWSLFFEYVANILYALFIRKFSNRVLSILVFLAACLTIHLAVTGPNGDVIGGWSLDPIQFRIGMTRLLYPFFAGLLLSRIIKPGSVKNAFLWCSLMVIAILSFPRVGGSENLWMNGLYDSLSIIFLFPIIVYMGASGEVKGKYMEKACRFLGDISYPIYIIHYPLIYIFTAWAIDNKIPMLKAWPVALLLLGSSIAIAYASFKLYDVPVRKWLTARSKAQKQCAAEMETVNK; from the coding sequence ATGAATTCTTTAACCACCCAGGATACTTCTTTTTCAGATTCCAAAAGCCATTATCAGATCCTTGACGGGCTGCGCGGCGTAGCAGCAGTAATGGTAGTAATATTCCATCTGTTTGAAGCCTTCTCAGAAGGCAATCACTTAAAACAGATAATTAACCACGGATATCTTGCCGTTGACTTTTTCTTTGTATTATCGGGCTTCGTAATAGGCTATGCATATGATGACCGCTGGGGAAAAATGACATTAAAAGACTTCTTTAAGCGCAGGCTTATAAGGCTTCACCCGATGATAATTGTCGGAATGGTGATTGGGGCAATAGGGTTTTATTTCAGCGCCTCTCCAATTCTCTTCCCCCAGATCAGCAGTGTCCCGCTCTGGAAACTGCTCCTGGTCATGCTCGTTGGTTTTACACTTCTGCCGTTACCGGCATCAATGGATATAAGAGGCTGGGCTGAGATGCATCCGTTAAACGGTCCTGCATGGTCGCTTTTCTTTGAATATGTGGCAAATATATTGTACGCCCTTTTTATAAGGAAATTCTCAAACAGGGTGCTTTCCATTCTGGTATTTCTGGCCGCATGCCTGACCATACATCTGGCTGTAACGGGTCCAAACGGGGACGTAATAGGAGGGTGGTCTTTAGATCCAATTCAGTTCAGGATCGGAATGACGCGTCTGCTATACCCATTCTTCGCAGGACTACTCTTATCCAGAATAATTAAGCCCGGGAGTGTCAAAAATGCGTTTTTATGGTGCAGTCTAATGGTAATAGCCATTCTTTCATTCCCGAGGGTAGGAGGAAGCGAGAACCTCTGGATGAACGGGCTTTATGATTCACTCTCAATTATTTTCCTTTTCCCAATTATCGTTTACATGGGTGCAAGCGGAGAAGTAAAGGGGAAATATATGGAGAAAGCGTGCAGGTTTTTAGGCGACATATCATACCCCATATACATTATTCATTATCCTTTAATCTATATCTTTACGGCATGGGCAATTGATAATAAAATTCCTATGCTAAAAGCATGGCCTGTGGCTCTTCTATTACTGGGGTCTTCAATTGCTATTGCTTACGCAAGTTTCAAACTTTATGATGTGCCTGTAAGAAAATGGTTGACTGCGCGCAGTAAAGCACAGAAGCAATGTGCAGCAGAGATGGAAACCGTAAATAAGTAA
- a CDS encoding putative transporter — MSFLYTLLTTQNTASTILYLCLAAFSGVIIGKVEIKNIKLGIAGVLFSGLLIAHLGARANEAVVGFARDFGLILFVYSIGLDIGPRFFSTFKNEGLKLNLFAASIVLLNLAITFGIYKIYGLPPSLATGIMCGAVTNTPSLGSTQQVLHEFSKTGAQAASLSGMGYAVAYPFGVMGIILTMILVRIFFRIKVKDEAESYTKNLEGMTTKLESVSICVTNPQLFGKKIEYIQTIIDKELVISRIKRGDQFLIGINSEIIKEGDVLYGVSTENHFENLSLKIGEVAIQEKREIRGDLSMTNVLVTNRKYAGKTIQQIGIYRRYEANITRIFRAGMEILPSLDTTVEFGDTVRIVGKTDLLTDIRNELGNSVKELSVPNTVPVFIGIFLGIILGSIPVFIPGLPAPAKLGLAGGPLIVAILLGYKGRVGKMDFYMTPGANMMLREVGIVLFLASVGLLSGANFFSTIWNGGYWWMLYGAAITFFPIMIISIIARLMKFNYLKICGLISGTMTDPPALEFANSMAPVQAQSTAYATVYPLAMFLRVLVAQMFILLTL; from the coding sequence ATGAGTTTTCTTTACACATTACTAACGACACAAAACACTGCATCGACGATTCTTTATCTTTGTCTTGCTGCTTTTTCAGGTGTAATTATTGGGAAAGTTGAAATAAAAAATATAAAGCTTGGCATTGCAGGGGTTCTTTTCTCGGGGCTGCTGATTGCGCACCTGGGAGCACGTGCCAATGAAGCCGTAGTTGGTTTCGCACGTGATTTCGGCTTGATTTTATTTGTTTATTCAATCGGACTCGATATAGGTCCGCGCTTTTTTTCAACATTCAAAAACGAAGGGTTAAAGCTTAACTTATTTGCGGCTTCAATTGTTTTACTGAACCTTGCAATAACCTTCGGCATTTATAAGATTTACGGTCTTCCTCCTTCTCTTGCAACCGGCATTATGTGCGGAGCCGTAACAAATACTCCAAGTCTCGGCTCAACACAGCAGGTTCTCCATGAATTCTCAAAGACCGGGGCTCAGGCTGCTAGTCTCTCAGGCATGGGTTATGCAGTAGCTTATCCCTTCGGTGTTATGGGAATCATTCTTACAATGATACTTGTAAGGATATTTTTCAGGATAAAAGTAAAGGATGAAGCTGAAAGTTATACAAAGAATCTTGAAGGTATGACTACAAAGCTTGAAAGTGTAAGCATTTGCGTCACTAATCCCCAGCTTTTCGGAAAGAAGATCGAATACATACAAACCATAATCGACAAGGAGCTTGTTATTTCGCGTATAAAGCGCGGCGATCAGTTTCTAATCGGTATAAACAGCGAAATAATCAAAGAAGGGGATGTACTTTACGGAGTATCAACAGAAAACCACTTTGAAAATCTCAGCCTGAAGATCGGTGAAGTTGCAATACAGGAAAAGCGTGAGATAAGGGGAGACTTATCGATGACCAACGTTCTTGTAACCAACAGGAAATATGCAGGTAAAACGATACAGCAGATTGGTATTTACCGCCGTTATGAAGCCAATATAACACGCATTTTCAGAGCGGGAATGGAAATACTTCCCTCACTGGATACGACAGTGGAATTCGGCGATACGGTAAGAATAGTAGGAAAAACAGATCTTCTGACTGATATCAGGAACGAGCTTGGAAATTCAGTAAAAGAATTATCGGTACCTAATACTGTACCGGTCTTTATCGGAATATTTTTAGGCATCATCCTTGGCAGCATACCGGTTTTCATTCCCGGTCTGCCTGCTCCGGCAAAGCTTGGTCTGGCCGGAGGTCCGCTGATTGTTGCTATTCTGCTTGGCTACAAGGGCAGAGTAGGCAAGATGGATTTCTACATGACTCCAGGGGCAAACATGATGCTGAGAGAAGTAGGCATTGTTCTTTTCCTTGCAAGCGTGGGTTTGCTCTCCGGCGCAAACTTCTTCAGCACGATCTGGAACGGCGGCTACTGGTGGATGCTTTACGGAGCTGCTATCACATTCTTCCCCATAATGATAATTTCAATCATAGCACGTTTGATGAAATTTAATTATCTGAAGATATGCGGGCTGATAAGCGGTACAATGACAGATCCGCCGGCACTTGAATTTGCCAATTCAATGGCTCCTGTGCAGGCACAGTCAACGGCTTACGCCACTGTTTACCCGCTGGCAATGTTCCTAAGAGTGCTCGTAGCGCAGATGTTCATACTACTGACTCTTTAA
- a CDS encoding N-acetyltransferase, protein MIIRKERESDFEAITNVTKLAFATLALSPHTEQFIIKALRDAGVLTISLVAESEDKIIGHIAFSPVTISDGSDGWYGLGPISVLPEMHRKGIGKALMHEGLSILKEMGAQGVVLVGDPNYYQRFGFRNIPELTFEGVPQEYFMALPLGKYSAHGAVEFHEGFNATA, encoded by the coding sequence ATGATCATCCGCAAAGAAAGAGAATCCGACTTTGAAGCAATAACGAATGTTACCAAGCTGGCTTTTGCAACCCTTGCATTAAGCCCGCACACTGAACAGTTCATTATTAAGGCTTTGCGCGATGCCGGCGTACTCACCATTTCACTTGTAGCTGAATCTGAAGATAAGATTATTGGCCATATAGCTTTCTCCCCCGTTACAATCTCCGATGGAAGCGATGGCTGGTATGGTCTTGGCCCAATATCCGTTCTTCCGGAGATGCACAGGAAAGGGATCGGGAAAGCACTTATGCATGAGGGCTTATCCATTTTGAAAGAAATGGGAGCCCAAGGAGTGGTTTTAGTGGGTGACCCGAACTACTATCAGCGCTTCGGATTCAGAAACATTCCGGAATTAACTTTTGAGGGGGTCCCGCAGGAGTACTTCATGGCCCTTCCTCTCGGGAAATATTCTGCTCATGGAGCGGTGGAATTCCATGAGGGATTTAATGCTACTGCCTGA
- a CDS encoding ScyD/ScyE family protein, whose translation MRRIISGYLSLAVLCSFIFIACSKDAEMPTAVSQSGTSSGTVTLNKIAYGAQTIVATDLNQPRGLIFGPDQMLYVSESGTKGCISTVGQCEQVPPPIGPYLGGHNGSITKINLSQGQSKLNTNFPSTQTAPASGGEMTSISSVAFYQGSLYALLSGAGCSHGHPEVPNGILQVNSDGSWKEIADISSFLKSHPVANPEADDFEPDGDLYSMIMLDNYLYYIESNHGELDRYNFNTGSIERVVDISESQGHIVPTAIAYKDGFFYVGNLTTVPYPVGAAKILKISLDGQSLSTYATGFTTILGLTFDSSGNLFVLETSIGNGQPPFFAANTGKIMRIANGDVNNVSEVTSGLNFPTAMTLGPDGNLYVSNNGFASAPGTGQVVMVNISTGGTCNGGQKIAGK comes from the coding sequence ATGAGACGTATTATTTCAGGTTATCTGTCTTTAGCCGTTCTTTGTTCTTTTATTTTCATCGCATGCAGTAAGGATGCCGAAATGCCGACTGCAGTAAGCCAATCCGGAACAAGCAGCGGTACCGTTACATTAAATAAAATTGCATATGGCGCTCAAACCATAGTAGCAACGGACTTAAATCAGCCCCGAGGACTCATTTTTGGTCCGGATCAAATGCTCTACGTTTCTGAATCGGGTACAAAAGGGTGTATATCAACCGTAGGACAATGCGAACAGGTGCCTCCGCCAATAGGACCTTATCTGGGCGGACACAATGGAAGCATAACAAAAATAAATCTATCCCAGGGCCAGTCAAAACTAAATACAAATTTTCCTTCAACCCAGACCGCTCCTGCTTCAGGAGGTGAAATGACTTCAATCAGCAGCGTAGCCTTCTATCAGGGCAGTCTTTATGCACTTCTCTCCGGAGCAGGCTGCTCCCATGGCCACCCGGAAGTACCCAATGGAATACTTCAGGTCAACAGTGACGGCTCATGGAAAGAGATTGCCGATATAAGCAGCTTCCTGAAGTCCCATCCTGTAGCAAATCCTGAAGCCGATGATTTTGAACCCGACGGCGACCTTTACAGCATGATAATGCTCGACAATTACCTCTATTATATTGAATCAAATCACGGTGAACTTGACAGGTATAACTTTAACACGGGCAGTATTGAGCGCGTTGTGGATATATCTGAAAGCCAGGGACATATAGTTCCGACAGCAATTGCATATAAAGACGGGTTTTTCTATGTCGGGAACTTAACTACCGTTCCTTATCCCGTCGGGGCGGCTAAAATCCTTAAGATAAGCCTGGACGGACAGAGTCTAAGTACTTATGCCACGGGATTTACAACCATACTGGGCCTTACATTTGACTCCTCCGGAAACCTGTTTGTCCTTGAAACATCAATAGGCAATGGGCAGCCCCCGTTCTTCGCTGCAAACACGGGAAAGATAATGCGTATTGCAAACGGGGACGTGAATAATGTTTCTGAAGTAACAAGCGGGCTGAATTTCCCGACAGCAATGACATTAGGGCCCGACGGCAACCTGTATGTTTCAAATAACGGCTTTGCCAGTGCCCCGGGAACAGGCCAGGTTGTAATGGTAAATATCAGCACCGGCGGCACCTGCAATGGCGGCCAGAAGATAGCAGGCAAATAA